The genome window TGTATGtaatatacaaacacatacacatatataagtaTTTGAAATAAAGCAAGATGAGATCTCTTCAtctagaatatttttttattccagcACAACTTAAGGATATTAAagctattttgcatttttatagtGATTAGAAAatcttaatgaaaaagaaatattacattgTTTATAAAACTCTGTTCTGTAATATagtttattgattgtttcctttctaGGCAAAAATAATATGGACTTAGAAGAATCATCAACAAAGAGTTCGGAACCTAAAGCCCCCAGAATTAAAGAAGTCCTTAAAGAACGGAAGGTTTTAGAGAAAAAAGTAgctttaagcaaaaaaagaaaaaaagattcaaggTACATATTTTACCTGGCCACATTCCCATCGTAACATTCTCTGGTCATGCTTTTGAAAGATAGGCATTGAAAATGATGGTAAAGGGCCAGCCtccagtggcaaagtggttaagtttggcttaCTCCActagcagcctgggttcggttcctgggcacagacctacaccacttgtctgtcaatgGCCATGTTGTCGTGgcagctcacgtacaaaaagaggaagattggcagtggatgttagctcaggtgaatcttcctcaacaaaaaagaaaaagaaaagaaaatgacagtaaAGAGACATACCTTGAATATGTATGTTATTGCATGTTTATGAAAGACCTTAGAGTTTCATTTTTAGTATCATGATTCATTGTGTTAATATCTATATTATTTCAAAGTAGTATATCTTAATCTTttgtggggggggagggggggttcCAGACCTTTTTGATAATCTGATGGAAGCTTTGGACtttctccccagaaaaatgcacGCACATAAGCACATAGTTGTCCCTTGAGTTTCAGAGAGTTTATGGACCCTCTAGAAGTAGTCAGGAAGTATCCCCATTCTGGACATTCAGAACCACTTATTTACAGTGATTGCATCCATTTTCCAGTCTTTCCAGGCAATTCTCTTCACCAGTATCCCACACTTCGCCCCTTAAACCAGGGGTGTGGACCAAATTCTTTTTTAACCCCTCATTGTTAACTATAAGaattagaaaactgaagagaCCGAGAGTATCTATGAAGTTATATGAGCCATGGGCTACAGTTTTGCTGTTCCATCAAAATACAATTATGTACATTTAGCACAGACTTCAGGATAGCTAAATCAATAATTTGCAGAACTTAGTGGGAATCAGCACTCAGTTtacttattttacttcatttctaTTGATCTGAATAAATAAGACTACCCTGTTTACTCAAAAGATGTTAAGACTTTCAAAATGTAATTATAGtccattaaatatttatctttaagcAACAAATCCGGAAGTTTTGTTTCAAGTATACTTTCCTTTAGCACCAAGAGTAGTCCATCTCGCGTTTGGAATTATGTTCTCTTCTGTTGACTCAGAATAggatttaaattgaaatataacaagTCTCCGTTTATGGATCAAGTGTTTATAGTAAAGGAAAGCTAagctttgttttttaaccttcCTGAGAAGTTCTTATATTGGATTCAAACAACGTtcatatttcactttttctcccaCTTAGGAATGTTGAAGAGAATTCTAAAAAGAAACAGCAATCTGAAGAAGATGCCAAAGAAACCCTTAAAACAAATGAGGTATGTCCTAATTaataaaatcccattttaaaTGCTCTTTTGTTAGATTTTAGCCATTCAGTCCTTTGGAGTAAAACTCGGAATGCAGTTCGATCTTTTCCAAGTTAAATAAAAAATCCTTTACCTTACACTCTGGAACTCCCATCCTATTATGGCCTGAATTCCTCATTTTGGCAAGTTGATTCATGTGATCTTTTTCTCTAGAAAATGCCTACTGTTctacttttcctctcttcccaacCCCCTAGCCTCCCATTTCTTATATTGGCAATAACAAAATTGccagtaataataatgaaaaagaaaagagagagaaaacctgaAATCGCTTTGCTGTAACAAATcgtctgtttcattttctttcttttctcatccatatatgtacataattttGTAGAGTGGATGTAAtcttccaaaatgtttttaatattcccTCTTATTTGTTTCATGTTACTTTGTAAGCTTTCTAATTATTATATTTGACAATTGTCTAGTGTTACATTGAGTGGATATACTGTAATTCAAGCATTCCCTTATAGTtgaacacttagattgtttcccaGGTTTGATCAATTTAGATAGTAAAAATATGTGCAATTAGtacatttttccccctttttgaattattttcttgggATAAACTTTTGCTTTCACTGGGTTTAAATCCTTATTTATACTGCCACATTTGTAATCCTATAGCTGAAACTTCCAAGGGAAAACTaataatttattgattatttgttcATAGCCAGTAAATATTCCTATTTCTTTATTCAGAAATTAGAGGCATATTTATAAGTATACCCAGATATTTTAatggcatatttttaaatatttaactttattttgtgataaatttctttgaaaaattatctCACAAACTTTTATTCACACTAATTGGTTAGAACTTACTGTAAAATTAGGTTGAcgaaatctcttttctttctttgaggaatttagttttaaagtagtttttaagATTTTGCCATAGCCTGGTTGCTATATTAGTAGAAGTACGTTAATCTGTGTGTTAAATTGTAAGGAGGTGAAGTGGTAAGCTGACCAGAGACTTAAGATTCTTTCTGAGAACTTCTCCCAGTATTTGAAGAGTAGTAATTATAGCTAGTAGTCAGTGAGTCTTCGCTAAAATGTGTTCAGTCAGCATCCACTCATTAACATTAGTAACCTACTCAGTGCCATACTGTGGGGTAGGGAGGAAAGTGTAGATGCTTTGGTCTGTCAATATCTTCCTTTGGATGCACATAGatatacatacattatatgtGATATGGTTACTGTTACTGTGAGTTGTTGTGTACGTTTGAAACTGCTTAAGTAGAATGTCCTACAAGTAACCTAAATTCGTGAGGTTCCTATAAATAATTTggttttccaaattaaaatataGGAAACCTTTATttcaatatacaatttttaaattgtcttcatCAGTAGGTATTACACTTTTGGACTGAAAAGAACATTGGATTGTTGTTCATCGAGTTTATATTCATTAACGAGTACTGAACATTGGTGGGTTTTAGAAATTTAGAGTTGAAGAGGGCCACCTAAATGCATGGACAAATCTTGGGAGAAATAACTAGTCTCTATAAAGATGCCTGTGCTGTAGTAGGAAGAGGACTAGGCTCAAAGTGAGATCATCTGAACTCATTGTCTGGGTGTCAAGTTATTGAGTCAtgctgagcttcagtttcctggtGCAAAAATACCTACCTAAGGCTGGTGGCAAAGATTAACTATGATGTAAGATAAATGACAGCACTCGATGTATTAAATGCACCCAAATgttaaatttgaatataaaaattgatttcttaCATTTTAACCTTTATCTTCTTACAGCATTGTGAAAAGGAAAAGGCATCTTCTTCAAAAGATTTGAAGCATGTGCATGCAAAAAATGAACCAAGTAAACCTGCACGGAGACTTTCAGAGTCTTTGCATGCagctgatgaaaataaaaatgagcccaaaatagaaagagaacatAAAAGACGGACCTCTACCCCTGTTGTGGTGGAAGGGACACAGGAAGAGAGTGACACGCgagatggaaaaagacaaatggaaCGCTCAGAAAGTGGCACAGAAGAGCCCCAGAAACAGAAAAGCacagttaaaaatgaaaagcatctaAAGAAAGATGATTCTGAAACACCACATGTGAAAAACCTACCTAAGAAAGAGGCGAAATCCTCCAAGGAGAagcttgaaaaagagaaaactgtgtCAGAGGATAAATTGTCTATGAAACATAAATATAAAGGTGACAGTATGCATAAAACAGGTGACGAGACCGAGCTTCACTCTTCAGAGAAAGGGTTAAGGGTAGACGAAAGTATTCAGAAGCAAAGTCAACAAACAAAGCTTTCTTCAGATGATAAAGCTGAACGAAAAAGTAAACAtaggaatgaaaggaaattatCAGTTTTGGGCAAAGATGGAAAGCCAGTTtctgaatatattataaaaacagATGAGAATGTtcgtaaagaaaacaacaaaaaagagagacactTGTCAACTGAAAAAACTAAGGCAGAGCACAAATCAAGAAGATcaagtgattctaaaattcagaAAGATTCTCTGAGTTCCAAGCAACATGGTATCACATTACAGAGAAGAAGTGAAAGTTATTCAGAGGATAAGTGTGATACGGACTCAACTAATTTAGATAGTAATTCAAAACCAGAAGAGATCCTTCACAAGGAGAAGCGAAGAACAAAGAGCTTGTTAGAAGACAAACTTATGTTAAAGGCTAAATCAAAAAGTCAAGGCAAACAGTTAAAAGTAGTTGAAACAGAATTACAAGAAAGCATCACCAAACAGGCCACCActccaaaaccagataaggagaAGAACACAGAAGAAAGTGACTCAGATAGACAGCGAAAGTCTAAAGTTGAGGACAAACCTGAGGAAACTGGTCTTGAACCTGTATTAGAGAATGCTGCTTCAGCACATGGTACCCAGAAGGATTCTAGTCACAGAGCTAAGTTACTATTAGCAAAGGAGAAATGTAAGGGAGATAAAGATTCAGTCTCTTCCAGACTTGAGAGAAAGTTATCAGATGGGCACAAAAGCAGAAGCTTAAAGCATAGTAGTAAAGAcgtgaaaaagaaggaagaaaataaatcagatgaCAAGGAGGGTAAAGAAGTTGATAGTAATCATGAAAAGACCAGAGGGAATAGTTCAgttctggaaaagaaattaagtagaAGGTTGTGTGAAAATCGAAGAGGAAGCTTATCCCAAGAAATgaccaaaggagaagaaaaattagcAGTGAACACCTTGGGCACTCCCAGTAGTTCCTCCCTTCAGAGACCAAAAAGAAGTGGTGATACCACATTGATCCCTGAACAAGAGCCAATGGAAATTGATTCTGAGGCAGCTGTTGAAAATTTGTTTGAAGTATCTAAAATCCAAGACAGCAGCAGTAATAGTTCTCAGCAAGACGTTGACTCTGAAAATGGTATGAAACAAAAAACTACTGCCACTGTTCTAAAGGATGAATTACGAACTTCCACAGTAGATTCAAAAACAGCAGTTCCAGCCTGTAAATTGGGACGTGCGACAGGAGTTGTTAGTAATTCTGAAAAGCACACTGACCATAAAAGCACTCCGTCCAAGAAAGTGCATATCGAAAGTGCTGTGTCCAAACCAAATCCCGGGGAGAAAGAACCCACTCAAGCAACTCATGAAGTGAATGTAGACTCTGAAACTAGTCACAGAATATTACCTCATGCCCTTTCAGAAAATGACAAGGCacaaaagaatttgaaaaacacaACTAAACCCACTGAAGAACATAATGCTCAAGGAGATGCTGCTGTTGAACATTCCACAAATTTAGACCCCTCACCATCCTTAAGTTCAGTGACTGTTGTGCCTCAGAAACAATCTCATGATTCAGATGCAATTCCTTTAGTGGACAAAAGAACTATTTTAGAAGGTGGCACAGCTAGCACCTCACCTGTGGACCACCCTCATATTCCTAGTCAAAGTTTGGCTGTTAGGGAATCAGAAGCCCCTGGGACAAGTGACAGCAAAGAAGGAGGTACAGTTTCCACAGTAGATACACCAGCAAAAGCAAGCATAGATAGCAAAAGACACATTCCAGAAGGTTACCAGGCCACTGTACTGGAGAATAAACAACGGAAAGTAAATATGCCTCTTGGCAGTGAGTTCACAGACGTGATTATGGAAAATGAGAATGTTAAAGTACGTGGCTTGATGGACATGGCCCAGAAAGATGACTTAATTACAGAGCCCAGTTCAAAGCAGACATTTAGAGCTGCAGTAGAAAATGGTACAAAGAATGGCATTGCTGTTGACCATGTGGTAGGCATGAGTACAGGAAAAGATACTGAAACTATTGAACTGAGGCATAGTCGAGGCCCAGGTGAAGTAGAAAACATGTCAATTGATGTTGAAAGACGGAATGAAAACAGTGAGGTAGACACCAGTGCTGGAAGTAACACCGCATCGTCTGTTTTAgaacaaaggaatggaaaaactGAGAATGTGACGACTGGGTCTGGTAGAGCAGAAAAGACTTCTGTTGCCACTAGCACTGAAGGGAAGGACGACAATGTTAACTCAATTCCGGTAAAAGCAGGGGATGCTACAACCACTTCCTCAGAAACAGGAGAGGGTGAGGTGGCTGTGCCTTGCACAAGCATTGAGGCAGATGAAGGCTTCATAACAGGTACCTGCTCCAGAAACAATCCTCTTCACATTGGGGCAGAAGCCAGCGAATGCATTGTTTTTGCTGCAGCTGAAGAAGGTGGCGGCATTGTCACAGAAGGATTTGCTGAAAGTGAAACTTTCCTTACAAGCACCAAGGAAGGAGAAATTAGAGAGTGTACTATGGCTGAATCTGAAGAAGCTGCAGCAGACCCAGTGACTGCTCACACTGTTAAAATTGAAGACAATGTCAATAGCGTTGtgacagaagagaaagatgatgCCGTAACCAGTGCAGGCTCTGAAGAAAAATGTGACGATGGTTCTTCAAGTAGAGACTCAGAAATAGTTGAAGGAACTGTTACTTTTATTAGTGAAGTTGAAAGCGATGGAGCGGTAACAAGTGCTGGGACAGAAATAAGAGAGGGATCCTTAGGCAGTGAAGAGGTAGACGGATTCCAGAGAAATACAATGAGAATGGGCTGCACAAAAGAAACTGAAGGGACTGTGACGTGTACAGGAGCAGAAAGGAGAAGTGATAACTTTGTTATGTGCTCAGTAACTGGTGCAGGGCCACAGGAGGAGCGCATGGTTACAGGTGCAGCTGTAATCCTGGTAGATAACAACACGCCACCAGGAACAAGTGCCACCCAAGAAGGAGATGGTTCTGTGAATGATGGTACAGAAGGTGAAAGTGCAGTCACCAGCACAGGGATAATGGAAGAAGATGGAGAGGGGCCAGCAAGTTGCACAGGTTCAGAAGAGAGCAGCGAAGGCTTTGCTATAAGTTCTGagtcagaagaaaatggagagagtgCGATGGACAGCACGGTAACCAAAGAAGTCACTAATGTACCATTAGTCGCTGCTGGTCCATGTGATGATGAAGGCATTGTAACCAGCACAGgtgcaaaagaggaagatgatgAAGGCGAGGGTGTCGTGACTAGTACCGGAAGAGGAAATGAAGTTGGGCACGCGTCAACTTGCACGGGGATAGAAGAAGAGGGTGAAGGGATATCAATTTGTGAAAGTGCAGAAGAAGGGGACAGTCAGATTGGTACTGCAGTAGGGCATGTGGAAGCTGAGGCTGGAGCAGCCATCACCAATGCAAATGAAAGTAATGTTGATAGCATGACTGGtgcagagaaggaaattaaagatacAGAGATCTGCTCCAGTGCAAAAGGCGTGGTAGAAAGCAGTGTGACCAGTGCAGTTTCAggaaagggtgaaggggcaccaGTGCCTGAAGGTTGCGAGGGTCCCATGACTAGTGTGGCTTCAGATCAAAGTGCCAGTCAGctcaccagaaaagaaaaagttgaagatACCACTATTTCCACTGGCCTTGTGGGGGGCAGTTATGAGGTACTTGTATCTGGTGCAGTCCCAGAATATGAAGTTCGTCACACATTGCCAAGTGAGAAAGAAGATGAAGGTATCATCACCTCTGTGGAAAATGAAGAATGTGATGGCCTCATGGCTACTACAGCCAGTGACAGTATTACCAACCAAACTTGTTTAGGTGGGGGCAAAAGTCAAGGCAAAGGCTTGATGATTTCCACCAGTACAACAAATGATTGCACCACTCAGTT of Equus quagga isolate Etosha38 chromosome 3, UCLA_HA_Equagga_1.0, whole genome shotgun sequence contains these proteins:
- the BOD1L1 gene encoding biorientation of chromosomes in cell division protein 1-like 1, giving the protein MATNPQPQPPPPAPPPPPPQPQPPPPPPGPGAGPGAGGAGGAGAGAGDPQLVAMIVNHLKSQGLFDQFRRDCLADVDTKPAYQNLRQRVDNFVANHLATHTWSPHLNKNQLRNNIRQQVLKSGMLESGIDRIISQVVDPKINHTFRPQVEKAVHEFLATLNHKEEASGSTAPDDEKPDSSIITQGVPAPGPSANVANDAMSILETITSLNQEASAARASTEVSNAKASERVSKKLPSQPSTDTSTEKERASEDMIDKEKSTPDSAGEGMEISPKSEEFNDLPCPVEEIKNHTKESNSSILLNKDIQQESGDQKNKSTDKGEKKPDCNEKGERKKEKKEKTEKKFDHSKRSEDTQKVKDEKQPKDKEVECSKLPSEKNSNKAKTIEGTKEDCSLIDSDVDGLTDITVSSVHTSDLSSFEEDTEEEVVMSDSMEEGEITSDDEEKNKQNKTKTPASDPGEGKAKSVRHSYVHKPYLYSKYYSDSDDELTVEQRRQSIAKEKEERLLRRQINREKLEEKRKQKAEKTKSSKAKTQGKNNMDLEESSTKSSEPKAPRIKEVLKERKVLEKKVALSKKRKKDSRNVEENSKKKQQSEEDAKETLKTNEHCEKEKASSSKDLKHVHAKNEPSKPARRLSESLHAADENKNEPKIEREHKRRTSTPVVVEGTQEESDTRDGKRQMERSESGTEEPQKQKSTVKNEKHLKKDDSETPHVKNLPKKEAKSSKEKLEKEKTVSEDKLSMKHKYKGDSMHKTGDETELHSSEKGLRVDESIQKQSQQTKLSSDDKAERKSKHRNERKLSVLGKDGKPVSEYIIKTDENVRKENNKKERHLSTEKTKAEHKSRRSSDSKIQKDSLSSKQHGITLQRRSESYSEDKCDTDSTNLDSNSKPEEILHKEKRRTKSLLEDKLMLKAKSKSQGKQLKVVETELQESITKQATTPKPDKEKNTEESDSDRQRKSKVEDKPEETGLEPVLENAASAHGTQKDSSHRAKLLLAKEKCKGDKDSVSSRLERKLSDGHKSRSLKHSSKDVKKKEENKSDDKEGKEVDSNHEKTRGNSSVLEKKLSRRLCENRRGSLSQEMTKGEEKLAVNTLGTPSSSSLQRPKRSGDTTLIPEQEPMEIDSEAAVENLFEVSKIQDSSSNSSQQDVDSENGMKQKTTATVLKDELRTSTVDSKTAVPACKLGRATGVVSNSEKHTDHKSTPSKKVHIESAVSKPNPGEKEPTQATHEVNVDSETSHRILPHALSENDKAQKNLKNTTKPTEEHNAQGDAAVEHSTNLDPSPSLSSVTVVPQKQSHDSDAIPLVDKRTILEGGTASTSPVDHPHIPSQSLAVRESEAPGTSDSKEGGTVSTVDTPAKASIDSKRHIPEGYQATVLENKQRKVNMPLGSEFTDVIMENENVKVRGLMDMAQKDDLITEPSSKQTFRAAVENGTKNGIAVDHVVGMSTGKDTETIELRHSRGPGEVENMSIDVERRNENSEVDTSAGSNTASSVLEQRNGKTENVTTGSGRAEKTSVATSTEGKDDNVNSIPVKAGDATTTSSETGEGEVAVPCTSIEADEGFITGTCSRNNPLHIGAEASECIVFAAAEEGGGIVTEGFAESETFLTSTKEGEIRECTMAESEEAAADPVTAHTVKIEDNVNSVVTEEKDDAVTSAGSEEKCDDGSSSRDSEIVEGTVTFISEVESDGAVTSAGTEIREGSLGSEEVDGFQRNTMRMGCTKETEGTVTCTGAERRSDNFVMCSVTGAGPQEERMVTGAAVILVDNNTPPGTSATQEGDGSVNDGTEGESAVTSTGIMEEDGEGPASCTGSEESSEGFAISSESEENGESAMDSTVTKEVTNVPLVAAGPCDDEGIVTSTGAKEEDDEGEGVVTSTGRGNEVGHASTCTGIEEEGEGISICESAEEGDSQIGTAVGHVEAEAGAAITNANESNVDSMTGAEKEIKDTEICSSAKGVVESSVTSAVSGKGEGAPVPEGCEGPMTSVASDQSASQLTRKEKVEDTTISTGLVGGSYEVLVSGAVPEYEVRHTLPSEKEDEGIITSVENEECDGLMATTASDSITNQTCLGGGKSQGKGLMISTSTTNDCTTQLSMIADVEGHSSALRTEENMEGTRVNVEEFEAPMPSAVSGDESQLPATRTEEKDECAMISTSIGEEFEVRISSATTIKDAESQQTVATVEERAKGPMLASTDDFEGPMPSAPTEVDSPLASTSKEEKDECALISTSIAEECEASISGVAVESENEQSLTVMEEKDGSAVISTSSVEDCEGPVSSAVPQEEVHPSVTPVEEISDTTMISTSTTEGCEAVMMGAVPPDEDQPTVARMEDLSDAAVISTSTAECVLIVTGLDRHEENRLTANNPEGKHDLSAAKASKYEVPMPSLIAENNCQHPGPFTGGREVDPVMAVSSKEGRDNTSISMLSAEGGQPGAVCTQEKERLGKDCLGKVSPTGRGQNASALPLVNAEEKSVQLSSVEREDKSPEAGTAGDSTTGSCSAERGVERSADSPVHLRGPEQTCGQMAEDSAVSIRCLTAKHTGAIEAGDMPQVKDAAAEPSSPPPDQRRPEGNLKTTVTECINGQESEVAPSHTTVLPAAFDVALSAPKCEQNLTIESDHSGTWTVQVSAEKTGDGNGMTKLLQEEGDLEVTVSSQENLCNKGNEESPTNVLGGLELKANLKTETFVPTEEEKNPEILAPPESPRGKKSSGLAKLQREPSLVNESLNVENSGSRTNEEIHSKPHNKEEISSGRKDSTEVVRGHSVEANPKEVEEEERHMPKRKRKKHYPSSEDELDDNPDVLDSKIETAQRQCSETELQDAKEENSGDLEELSKPSSKTNSTASRCMEEKDEYSSSEAAGEKTEQNDDDNIKSQEEDQPVIIKRKRGRPRKYPVETALKTKEDCKTDTGIVTVDQSPPGGKLKVMQTDESNKETPNLQERSISNDDGEEKTIASVRRRGRKPKRSLTLSDEAESSEPERKRQKSVSEATEDKKDQESDEEEEEEEEDEPLGATTRSTTRSEAQRSKAQLSPPTKRKREVSPPGARTRGQQRVEEAPVKKAKR